One window from the genome of Streptomyces cadmiisoli encodes:
- a CDS encoding winged helix-turn-helix transcriptional regulator, which translates to MRRTTFAEAPCPVARSLDQIGDWWSLLIIRDALDGVRRFSEFQKSLGLARNILSTRLAKLVSHGILRSQPASDGSAYQEYVLTEKGESLRLVIQALHQWGGDFLFTEDEQPPPLVEKVTGERVARLELTRSDGRVLHPGEVTVLKPRPASDS; encoded by the coding sequence GTGCGCAGGACCACGTTTGCCGAAGCCCCGTGCCCGGTGGCCCGGTCGCTCGACCAGATCGGCGACTGGTGGTCGCTGCTGATCATCCGCGACGCACTCGACGGCGTACGGCGTTTCAGCGAGTTCCAGAAGAGTCTCGGCCTCGCCCGGAACATCCTGAGCACCCGGCTCGCCAAACTCGTCTCCCACGGCATCCTGCGCTCGCAGCCGGCCTCGGACGGCAGCGCGTACCAGGAATACGTCCTCACCGAGAAGGGCGAGTCGCTGCGCCTGGTGATCCAGGCGCTGCACCAGTGGGGCGGGGACTTCCTCTTCACCGAGGATGAGCAGCCCCCGCCGCTCGTGGAGAAAGTCACCGGTGAGCGTGTGGCCCGGCTCGAACTCACACGGTCCGACGGACGGGTGCTGCACCCCGGCGAGGTCACGGTCCTCAAGCCCAGGCCGGCCAGCGACTCCTGA
- a CDS encoding glycoside hydrolase family 2 TIM barrel-domain containing protein codes for MSSELSAYVSDTTPGRGALRPARSWLHSDAPSRSLNGPWRFRLSPTATAAEDFTDEGFDDRGWDSIPVPSHWVLEGDGANGRPIYTNIRFPFPIDPPHVPDENPTGDYRRHFDLPAEWSDAERVVLRFDGVESLFTVWVNGVGIGAASGSRLAHEFDVTSAVRPGDNVVAVRVHQWSAASYVEDQDQWWLPGIFRDVTLIARPAGGIEDVWLRTSFDHGRGRVDAEVTAEASAFPVTLRIPELGVEQVWATAAEVAPVDVAEVEPWSAERPRLYDATVSTAAESITLRVGFRTVEIRGDRFLVNGRRVVFHGVNRHETHPERGRVFDEQHAREDLARMKRFNVNAIRTSHYPPHPRLLDLADELGFWVVLECDLETHGFDKVDWVGNPSDDPAWREAYLDRIRRTVERDKNHPSIVIWSLGNEAGTGSNLAAMSAWVHARDAERPVHYEGDYTGEYTDIYSRMYASVPETEEIGSDDARSTLMNCTPAQSARQRGKPFILCEYAHAMGNGPGAFDQYEELVHRHPRLHGGFVWEWRDHGILAETPDGTPYYAYGGDFGEVVHDGNFVMDGMLLSNDVPTPSLHEYKAVAQPVRFVFDGDKVAISNLRHSADTSDLRFRWRVEHDGTPVDAGDLEVPLVTAGESGLVPLPRIPVSPDAETWLTIDAVLAEAAAWAPEGHVVATAQLDRSARRPAPAVRHRTGWRPDAGTLTLGTAGFVGGSLVRLAGRPVTGPRLELFRAPTDNDEGASDGVEESDASVAGVSSADLWRRDGLHRLTTRRLSVERTADALRTLDRVSAADSALSVMVESVWSVEGDELELRVEIEPSGGWRTVWPRIGIRFELPDGTAPVDGAEWFGLGPHESYPDSLRAARTGRFSAGIDDLSVDYARPQETGHRSRLRHLTLRSGDAEVLRITAVPDRHGRRPGFTLSRHTPQQIAAAGHPFELPDTTTSHLIVDAAQHGLGSRACGPDVWPEFALRPEARTIRLRIAGV; via the coding sequence TTGTCCTCCGAGCTTTCCGCGTATGTTTCGGACACCACCCCAGGGCGTGGCGCGCTGCGTCCGGCGCGCTCGTGGCTGCACTCCGACGCGCCCTCTCGTTCACTGAACGGCCCTTGGCGCTTTCGTCTGTCCCCCACGGCGACGGCGGCGGAGGACTTCACGGACGAAGGCTTCGACGACCGCGGCTGGGACAGCATTCCGGTGCCCTCCCACTGGGTGCTCGAGGGCGACGGCGCCAACGGCCGGCCGATCTACACGAACATCCGGTTCCCGTTCCCGATCGATCCGCCCCACGTCCCGGACGAGAACCCGACCGGCGACTACCGCCGGCACTTCGACCTGCCCGCCGAGTGGTCGGACGCCGAGCGGGTCGTGCTGCGGTTCGACGGCGTCGAGTCGCTGTTCACCGTGTGGGTCAACGGTGTCGGGATCGGGGCTGCGAGCGGCAGCCGGCTCGCCCACGAGTTCGACGTGACGTCCGCGGTACGCCCGGGTGACAACGTCGTCGCCGTGCGGGTGCACCAGTGGTCGGCGGCCAGTTACGTCGAGGACCAGGACCAGTGGTGGCTGCCGGGCATCTTCCGCGACGTCACCCTGATCGCCCGGCCCGCCGGCGGCATCGAGGACGTCTGGCTGCGGACGTCCTTCGACCACGGGCGTGGACGCGTCGACGCGGAGGTGACCGCCGAGGCGTCGGCCTTCCCGGTCACGCTGCGCATCCCCGAACTCGGCGTCGAGCAGGTCTGGGCGACCGCGGCCGAGGTGGCGCCCGTCGACGTGGCCGAGGTGGAGCCGTGGTCGGCGGAGCGGCCCCGGCTGTACGACGCCACCGTGTCGACGGCCGCTGAGAGCATCACCCTGCGCGTGGGCTTCCGTACGGTGGAGATCCGCGGCGACCGGTTCCTGGTCAACGGCCGCCGCGTCGTGTTCCACGGCGTGAACCGCCACGAGACCCACCCCGAGCGCGGGAGGGTCTTCGACGAGCAGCACGCCCGCGAGGACCTGGCCCGGATGAAGCGGTTCAACGTGAACGCGATCCGCACCAGCCACTACCCACCCCACCCCCGGCTGCTCGACCTCGCCGACGAACTCGGATTCTGGGTCGTCCTCGAATGCGATCTCGAAACGCACGGCTTCGACAAGGTCGACTGGGTCGGCAACCCGAGCGACGACCCTGCCTGGCGCGAGGCCTATCTGGACCGCATCCGGCGCACGGTCGAACGCGACAAGAACCATCCCAGCATCGTGATCTGGTCGCTGGGCAACGAGGCCGGGACGGGCAGCAACCTCGCCGCCATGTCCGCCTGGGTGCACGCCCGCGACGCCGAACGCCCCGTGCACTACGAAGGCGACTACACGGGCGAGTACACCGACATCTACTCGCGCATGTACGCGTCGGTGCCGGAGACCGAGGAGATCGGCTCCGACGACGCGCGCTCGACGCTGATGAACTGCACTCCCGCACAGAGCGCCCGGCAGCGCGGCAAGCCGTTCATTCTCTGCGAGTACGCCCACGCGATGGGCAACGGACCGGGAGCGTTCGACCAGTACGAGGAGCTGGTGCACCGTCATCCGCGGCTGCACGGCGGCTTCGTGTGGGAGTGGCGCGACCACGGCATCCTCGCCGAGACCCCGGACGGGACGCCCTACTACGCCTACGGCGGCGACTTCGGGGAGGTCGTGCACGACGGCAACTTCGTGATGGACGGCATGCTGTTGAGCAACGACGTGCCGACGCCCAGCCTCCACGAGTACAAGGCGGTCGCACAGCCGGTCCGTTTCGTCTTCGACGGCGACAAGGTCGCGATCAGCAACCTGCGGCACTCGGCCGACACCTCCGACCTGCGATTCCGCTGGCGTGTCGAGCACGACGGAACACCCGTGGACGCGGGCGACCTGGAGGTCCCCCTGGTCACGGCGGGCGAGTCGGGGCTCGTACCGCTCCCCCGGATCCCGGTGTCACCGGACGCGGAGACCTGGCTCACCATCGACGCCGTGCTCGCCGAGGCGGCCGCGTGGGCACCGGAAGGACACGTGGTCGCGACCGCGCAGCTCGACCGCTCGGCACGTCGTCCCGCCCCCGCGGTCCGCCACCGAACCGGCTGGCGACCGGACGCGGGGACGCTGACGCTGGGCACCGCCGGGTTCGTCGGCGGATCCCTCGTGCGGCTCGCCGGCCGGCCCGTGACGGGTCCACGGCTGGAGCTGTTCCGCGCGCCGACCGACAACGACGAGGGCGCCTCCGACGGCGTCGAGGAGAGCGACGCCAGTGTCGCCGGCGTGTCCAGCGCCGACCTCTGGCGTCGCGACGGTCTGCACCGGCTGACCACACGACGCCTGTCGGTGGAGCGCACCGCCGACGCCCTGCGCACCCTCGACAGGGTCTCCGCCGCCGACTCCGCCCTGTCGGTCATGGTGGAGTCCGTCTGGTCCGTCGAGGGCGACGAACTGGAACTGCGCGTCGAGATCGAGCCCTCCGGCGGCTGGCGCACCGTGTGGCCCCGGATCGGCATCCGTTTCGAACTCCCCGACGGCACGGCGCCCGTCGACGGCGCCGAGTGGTTCGGCCTGGGCCCGCACGAGTCCTACCCCGACAGTCTCCGCGCGGCACGCACGGGCCGCTTCTCGGCCGGTATCGACGACCTCTCGGTCGACTACGCCCGCCCCCAGGAGACCGGACACCGCTCCCGGCTGCGCCACCTCACGTTGAGGAGCGGCGACGCCGAGGTGCTGCGGATCACGGCCGTCCCCGACCGTCACGGCCGCCGCCCCGGTTTCACGCTCAGCCGCCACACCCCGCAGCAGATCGCCGCAGCCGGACACCCCTTCGAGCTGCCCGACACGACGACCAGCCACCTGATCGTCGACGCGGCCCAGCACGGGCTCGGCTCACGGGCCTGCGGACCGGACGTGTGGCCCGAGTTCGCCCTACGCCCCGAAGCCCGCACGATCAGGCTGCGCATCGCGGGGGTGTAG
- a CDS encoding DUF4760 domain-containing protein — MTGVGLRPDPDETPRFRRRPGTGAPGHYSAATRGRGNPVELSALIVSITALAVTALASLRQIRLARHANSLPAVVGLFQEHRGAELARARHVVVSQLAGQDLSQGLSAVPEVHRRQVLDLCWFYDNLGALVAHGVVPIAPVSGYLGGSVIETWEIVRPMALAERERRRRRGFRDPERWQAYYENLYHLVLETRPDEARTNAPEWYRGRQ; from the coding sequence GTGACCGGAGTCGGCCTCCGTCCCGACCCGGACGAGACACCGCGTTTCCGGCGCCGCCCCGGAACCGGGGCGCCCGGTCACTACAGTGCTGCCACTCGTGGACGGGGGAATCCAGTGGAACTGTCGGCACTGATCGTCTCGATAACGGCCCTGGCGGTGACCGCGCTCGCGTCGCTCCGCCAGATTCGGCTGGCCCGGCACGCCAACAGCCTGCCCGCGGTCGTCGGACTCTTCCAGGAGCATCGCGGCGCCGAGCTGGCCCGCGCCCGCCACGTCGTGGTGAGCCAACTGGCCGGCCAGGACCTGTCGCAGGGTCTCTCGGCGGTGCCGGAGGTGCATCGCCGGCAGGTTCTGGACCTGTGCTGGTTCTACGACAACCTCGGTGCGCTGGTCGCCCACGGTGTCGTACCGATCGCCCCGGTGTCCGGCTATCTCGGCGGCTCGGTCATCGAGACCTGGGAGATCGTACGTCCGATGGCGCTGGCCGAGCGGGAGCGACGCCGCCGAAGGGGGTTTCGCGACCCCGAGCGCTGGCAGGCGTACTACGAGAACCTGTACCACCTCGTCCTGGAGACCCGACCGGACGAGGCCCGCACCAATGCGCCCGAGTGGTACCGAGGGCGTCAGTGA
- the ligA gene encoding NAD-dependent DNA ligase LigA — MTTPAAQIVDAAAYAQAVEDAVKASAAYYSGGTSALDDDTYDRLVRGIADWEAAHPDEVLPDSPSGKVAGGAVEGDVPHTVAMLSLDNVFSAEEFTAWTESLARRVGHEVERYGVEPKLDGLAVAARYAHGRLTRLITRGDGTAGEDVSHAIGTIEGLPEQLAEPVTVEVRGEVLMTTAQFEHANEVRTAHGGQPFANPRNAAAGTLRARERAYTVPMTFFGYGLLPLADTEPGLAAGLGEAAHSDLMARAAALGVNTTATTAVPGITAGTVDEVLVRVKEIAALRPELPFGIDGIVVKADLAADQRAAGSGSRAPRWAVAYKLPAVEKVTRLLAVEWNVGRTGIIAPRAVLEPVEIDGSTITYATLHNPADITRRDLRVGDHVMVHRAGDVIPRIEAPVAHLRTGEEQPIAFPETCPRCGSGIDTSEQRWRCENGRNCHLVASLSYAAGRDQLDIEGLGHTRVVQLVEAGLVADLADLFTLTREQLLSLERMGETSTDNLLAALSAARNQPLSRVLCALGVRGTGRSMSRRIARHFATMDLLRAADAEAIQQVEGIGTEKAPSIVAELAELAPLIDKLAAAGVNMTEPGATPPTVREDADGGAEPADVADGPLAGMTVVVTGAMTGPLEKLSRNQMNELVERAGGRSSSSVSKKTSLVVAGEGAGSKRAKAESLGVRLATPDEFAVLVAAYVD; from the coding sequence ATGACAACACCTGCTGCCCAGATCGTGGATGCCGCCGCCTACGCGCAGGCGGTCGAGGACGCCGTGAAGGCGTCCGCCGCCTACTACTCCGGCGGTACGTCGGCGCTGGACGACGACACCTACGACCGGCTGGTGCGCGGCATAGCGGACTGGGAGGCCGCTCATCCCGACGAGGTGCTGCCCGATTCGCCGAGCGGGAAGGTCGCCGGCGGCGCGGTCGAGGGGGACGTCCCGCACACGGTGGCGATGCTGAGTCTGGACAACGTGTTCTCGGCGGAGGAGTTCACCGCGTGGACCGAGTCGCTGGCCCGGCGCGTCGGGCACGAGGTCGAGCGGTACGGAGTCGAACCGAAGCTGGACGGTCTGGCGGTCGCCGCCCGTTATGCCCACGGGCGCCTGACCCGGCTGATCACACGGGGCGACGGGACGGCCGGGGAGGACGTCTCGCACGCCATCGGCACCATCGAGGGCCTGCCCGAGCAGCTTGCCGAGCCGGTCACGGTGGAGGTGCGTGGCGAGGTGCTGATGACCACGGCCCAGTTCGAGCACGCCAACGAGGTGCGCACCGCCCACGGCGGCCAGCCGTTCGCCAACCCCCGCAACGCCGCCGCGGGCACCCTGCGCGCCAGGGAACGCGCCTACACCGTGCCGATGACCTTCTTCGGCTACGGTCTGCTCCCGCTGGCGGACACCGAGCCCGGGCTCGCCGCCGGGCTGGGTGAGGCGGCGCACAGCGACCTGATGGCGCGGGCCGCCGCTCTGGGCGTGAACACCACGGCCACCACCGCTGTGCCCGGGATCACCGCCGGCACGGTCGACGAGGTGCTGGTGCGGGTGAAGGAGATCGCCGCCCTGCGCCCGGAGCTGCCGTTCGGGATCGACGGCATCGTCGTCAAGGCCGACCTCGCCGCCGACCAGCGCGCCGCCGGGTCCGGCTCACGCGCCCCCCGCTGGGCCGTCGCCTACAAGCTGCCGGCCGTCGAGAAGGTGACGCGGCTGCTGGCCGTCGAATGGAATGTGGGCCGCACCGGCATCATCGCCCCGCGCGCCGTGCTGGAACCGGTCGAGATCGACGGCTCCACCATCACCTACGCGACCCTCCACAACCCGGCCGACATCACCCGTCGCGATCTGCGCGTCGGCGACCACGTCATGGTGCACCGGGCGGGTGACGTCATCCCCCGTATCGAAGCGCCCGTCGCCCATCTGCGTACCGGCGAAGAGCAGCCGATCGCCTTCCCCGAGACCTGCCCGCGCTGCGGATCCGGCATCGACACCAGCGAACAGCGCTGGCGCTGTGAGAACGGCCGCAACTGCCACCTGGTCGCCTCGCTCTCCTACGCCGCCGGACGCGACCAGCTCGACATCGAGGGTCTCGGCCACACCCGGGTCGTGCAGCTCGTCGAGGCGGGTCTGGTCGCCGACCTCGCCGACCTGTTCACCCTCACCCGGGAGCAGTTGCTGAGCCTGGAGCGGATGGGTGAGACCAGCACGGACAACCTCCTCGCCGCGCTGTCCGCGGCCAGGAACCAGCCGCTGTCCCGGGTGCTGTGCGCACTCGGCGTGCGCGGCACCGGCCGCTCCATGTCGCGGCGCATCGCCCGGCACTTCGCCACGATGGACCTTCTGCGGGCCGCCGATGCCGAAGCGATCCAGCAGGTCGAGGGCATAGGCACCGAGAAGGCCCCGTCCATCGTCGCCGAACTCGCCGAACTCGCCCCGCTCATCGACAAGCTCGCCGCGGCCGGAGTGAACATGACCGAGCCGGGCGCCACCCCGCCCACAGTGCGCGAGGACGCGGACGGCGGCGCGGAGCCCGCGGACGTCGCCGACGGCCCGCTGGCCGGGATGACGGTGGTGGTCACCGGCGCGATGACCGGCCCCTTGGAGAAGCTCAGCCGCAATCAGATGAACGAGCTCGTCGAACGGGCCGGTGGCCGCTCGTCCTCCAGCGTCTCCAAGAAGACCAGCCTGGTGGTCGCCGGTGAGGGCGCCGGATCCAAGCGCGCCAAGGCGGAGAGCCTCGGAGTCCGTCTGGCCACGCCGGACGAGTTCGCCGTCCTCGTCGCGGCCTACGTCGACTGA